From the genome of Malus sylvestris chromosome 6, drMalSylv7.2, whole genome shotgun sequence, one region includes:
- the LOC126625193 gene encoding uncharacterized protein LOC126625193 isoform X1, with protein sequence MDYDDNDFQSQNLHLAGEGSTNFPPVLQPYALPKFDFDDSLQGHLRFDSLVETEVFLGIENNEPNHWIEDFSRGSSGIEFSSTAAESCSISRRNNVWSEATSSESVEMLLKSVGQEEIIPSETIVEESDACKELCCLTEQMEPNLNNDDNILSQMGDVTDLGPTLPRVEISENLSGLKDVGVDQLCVDDSQTREGKLLVDGNSNNLEPNDLSGKDSPSVSKGSPSTYGKCKDANQMELDNAVDERLDEKEDSSASGMQVDDMISVQNIITRSDELSKKDVQHNLKDISEEDPDGHVLRIEAQVNEKVVEKATCYLENPHCSSFEVESVEGGIANQENVVSVEEPSDILQEDSDLHTLGGCSDRECSGADADTNKYETVVLFKVIDTGGDQSELNTHSLSPRACENDTSCAVEVSNKNAEISSSIDPMLKGDSDLHVVDVFSDRECSGVPAETNKCEDTVLLKDSGSGGDIFKLNTNDLSPMVTRGDDRFAGEVTNSNAGISSSPSSPDPKPKLDSGWNSSKENSLESGFQPDSGTLVRTSEASLSVIEENEVSKDESNENREVHCNLTATCSSAEVFSEAHVTGSSKSSLDASGISGEKLNADGLVSLSIVEESSQICDDNKVYGEGDVGDGQDGNLDLSSSEKDSTQLLNESNGKYLELGGSVVKGLGSSPLCGASTDKELVVPTLTNEGDGNEPVTNLFLENSNVASCGTMNGVPLSSGNGVARDIVSNSEVQAAPSSAGGSYCDKKEETASEMSKDASFSCIVPPPLVETGPVSVSEAEKGVSCDSSGQSLCKTVDQSLPVTDSCNTECQNEPQSAVANEVSKGNTNEREVASVQCESSTKVGDASEAIFFGRQDGSTIKESFEKASANATELSMDSDMLPGPSTLVEMCGGTAKNAMEDTDTSEVSQDKTSAEATMPSINCDASPICEASICSAPLPESHARFVAPESGGSSVNPNKNDCGSTKVVETSELSETKHESGDIKGPKNLNAPVSDIVRNGDNHSPKSWNPKENDASKDWRNGTSDVSSFADLPKGDAPNNLQPVPTIIPPRFGEGSIQNSGSGQLDAKISQDLSHGGSLVFDGVARGASKVTPERKTRRASSKATGKQSAKKGSAQARTPMRQLERGDRSSSVSQNQSGIFQLVQPSETKPYGHVDGAIKPFSVLSTSTSSLPDLNTSAPPSVIFQQPFTDLQQVQLRAQIFVYGALMTENERCFSFNFHCSQGIAPEEAYMVSAFGGHDGGRGMWENAWRVSIERLHGQKSALGNPETPLQSRSELRFTGSRAPDQVIKGAFQSKSIPSPLGRPSMKGAPPMGSPMIPISSPLWSISTPVCEGLQYNYQQALNPLHPFQTQSIGNVVGGHNTTWMPQPSFRGPWLTSPQSSAAQASTHFSAFPSTEAVQLTPVKETSLPQLPSKKHVSSGSSTQTGGPTSVFAGVSPVFDPKKVSASHGQHSADPKPRKRKKTSASEDHVQVTMQARSQPESALTLADSSSLSTSVAISTPSTIVSKTMPEKLIMSVFPTPSTGRLKKADQDLEQREAFTEATLSKVKEARQQAEEAAAYAATAVSHSQEIWNQLDKQKDSRLIFDGEVTLASAAAAVAAAAAVAKAAAAAANVALNAALQAKLMAEEASVSYNDGNASQSIRMTTPVPILRGEDVTNSSTSILVAAREASRKGVEVASAASKQAENMDAIVKAAELAAEAVSQAGIIVAMGDPLPLSQLVEAGPEGYWKVPQVSSGLVMKSNGMLREQSNLGTVGEDVDSSSRRSKDRQSDKHKAQPTAHEKSPILTEVNKESMDDQLRPGVGTTGFDTASEKGSRGPKGRNVSEIRSRSALITVENDFEKEAGASEESSIKEGSLVEVLKDGAGFGEAWFTAKVLCLQNGKASVCYTELPSDEGKLQEWVALDGEEDKPPKIRIARPVTALGHDGTRKRRRAAMADYTWSVGDKVDAWIQESWWEGVVTEKNKKDETILTVHFPAQGEKSVVKAWHLRPSLIWKDGKWVEWFSVRNDTSFLEGDMPQEKRSKFGSPAVEDKGNDNASKSIDVNDSGKPVDPRLLNLSANEKVFNMGKNTRTENKLDATRTIRTGLQKERSRGVVFGIPKPGKKRKFMEVSKHYVENEGGKINETSDPVKIAKYLMPQGSGSRGLKNTSKIDTREKQVAGSKLKGLRSGKLQSLSGKSAAQKDHLLTDAHTASDGSSEMDHTGKIKDSVNHAEGLSGKHTLSQTSTHRTEGTTDGPMEFSSLAPSSDSSSSKKVSTLTALSRANKGKLAPAGGRLGKIEEGKVFSGNPAKSTAEVVEPRRSNRRIQPTSRLLEGLQSSLIISKIPSVSHDKGHRSQNRNASRGNNNG encoded by the exons ATGGATTATGATGACAATGATTTTCAAAGCCAGAATCTTCATTTAGCCGGTGAAGGGAGTACTAATTTTCCTCCAGTTTTACAGCCATATGCTCTTCCCAAGTTTGATTTTGACGATAGCCTTCAAGGGCATTTGAGGTTTGATAGTTTGGTTGAAACCGAGGTTTTTCTGGGTATTGAGAATAACGAACCTAATCACTGGATTGAGGATTTCTCTCGTGGGAGTAGTGGGATAGAGTTTAGTTCCACTGCAGCAGAATCTTGCTCTATATCAAGGCGCAACAATGTTTGGTCTGAAGCCACTTCCTCAGAATCTGTTGAAATGCTATTAAAATCTGTTGGGCAGGAAGAAATTATTCCCTCTGAGACAATCGTTGAGGAATCAGATGCCTGTAAGGAACTGTGTTGCTTAACTGAGCAGATGGAGCCTAATTTGAATAATGATGATAACATTCTTTCTCAAATGGGGGATGTTACAGATCTAGGGCCTACATTACCACGGGTGGAGATTTCCGAAAATCTTTCTGGCTTAAAGGATGTAGGAGTAGATCAGCTTTGTGTTGATGATTCACAAACTCGTGAAGGTAAATTATTAGTTGATGGAAATTCAAATAACTTGGAACCAAATGATCTCAGTGGAAAGGACAGCCCAAGTGTAAGTAAAGGGAGTCCTTCTACGTATGGGAAATGCAAAGATGCAAATCAGATGGAATTGGACAATGCGGTTGATGAACGTCTAGATGAAAAAGAAGATTCCTCTGCTTCAGGAATGCAAGTTGATGATATGATATCTGTGCAGAATATTATTACAAGAAGTGATGAGTTGAGTAAAAAAGATgttcaacataatttaaaagataTCAGTGAAGAGGATCCAGATGGGCATGTGTTGCGCATAGAGGCTCAAGTGAATGAAAAAGTAGTTGAAAAGGCTACCTGTTATCTTGAAAACCCTCATTGTTCATCGTTTGAGGTGGAGTCTGTGGAAGGAGGAATTGCTAATCAGGAAAATGTTGTTAGTGTGGAGGAACCATCGGATATACTGCAAGAGGATTCTGACTTACATACCCTGGGCGGATGCAGTGACAGGGAATGCTCTGGAGCTGATGCTGACACCAACAAATATGAAACTGTGGTCTTGTTTAAAGTCATAGATACTGGTGGGGATCAATCAGAACTAAACACACACAGCTTATCACCTAGGGCGTGTGAAAATGATACTAGCTGCGCAGTTGAGGTTAGCAACAAAAATGCtgaaatttcttcaagtatAGATCCTATGCTGAAAGGGGATTCTGACTTACATGTAGTGGACGTATTCAGTGACAGGGAGTGCTCTGGGGTTCCTGCTGAAACCAACAAATGTGAAGATACAGTCTTGCTTAAAGACTCAGGTAGTGGTGgtgatatttttaaattaaacacaaatgaTTTATCACCAATGGTTACCAGAGGCGATGATAGGTTTGCAGGTGAGGTCACCAACAGCAATGCTGGTATTTCTTCAAGTCCATCAAGTCCAGATCCTAAACCGAAATTGGATTCTGGATGGAATAGCTCCAAGGAGAATTCTTTAGAAAGTGGTTTCCAACCAGATAGTGGGACTTTGGTCAGAACGTCCGAGGCTTCTTTGTCAGTCATTGAGGAAAATGAGGTCTCAAAGGATGAAAGTAATGAAAATAgggaagttcattgtaattTGACTGCAACATGTTCTTCAGCTGAAGTATTTAGTGAAGCACATGTAACTGGATCTTCTAAAAGTTCTCTTGATGCTTCTGGAATTTCTGGAGAGAAATTGAATGCTGATGGACTTGTATCACTTTCTATTGTTGAGGAGTCTTCTCAAATATGTGATGATAATAAAGTTTACGGAGAAGGTGATGTTGGTGATGGACAGGATGGTAACCTGGATCTCTCTTCCAGTGAAAAGGATAGTACACAATTGCTCAATGAGTCTAATGGTAAATATTTGGAGCTTGGTGGATCTGTTGTTAAGGGATTGGGGTCCTCACCATTGTGTGGAGCTAGCACAGATAAAGAGCTGGTTGTTCCAACATTAACAAATGAAGGTGATGGTAATGAACCGG TGACCAACCTTTTCTTGGAAAATTCGAACGTGGCTTCTTGTGGCACAATGAATGGTGTTCCCTTGTCTTCTGGAAATGGTGTAGCCAGGGATATTGTTAGCAACTCAGAGGTTCAAGCAGCACCTTCTTCTGCTGGGGGTTCATACTgtgacaaaaaagaagaaaccgCAAGTGAAATGTCCAAGGACGCAAGTTTTTCATGTATAGTGCCACCTCCTTTGGTAGAAACAGGGCCAGTTTCCGTTTCTGAAGCTGAAAAAGGTGTTTCCTGTGATAGTTCTGGACAGTCGTTATGCAAGACGGTTGATCAATCTCTGCCTGTCACAGACAGTTGCAATACAGAGTGCCAAAATGAACCACAAAGTGCAGTCGCTAATGAAGTTAGCAAGGGAAACACAAATGAGAGGGAAGTAGCTTCTGTTCAGTGTGAATCTTCTACAAAAGTGGGTGATGCTAGTGAAGCTATTTTCTTTGGAAGACAGGATGGCTCAACCATAAAAGAGAGTTTTGAAAAGGCATCTGCAAATGCAACAG AACTAAGTATGGATTCTGACATGCTGCCTGGGCCTTCAACATTGGTGGAAATGTGTGGTGGTACTGCTAAAAATGCAATGGAAGACACTGACACTTCTGAAGTATCTCAGGATAAGACTTCTGCGGAGGCTACTATGCCCAGCATTAATT gtgatgcttctccgatttgtGAAGCCTCTATCTGTTCTGCTCCTTTGCCTGAATCTCATGCTAGGTTTGTTGCACCAGAAAGTGGTGGAAGTTCTGTTAATCCGAATAAAAATGATTGTGGTTCAACTAAGGTTGTTGAAACAAGTGAGCTTTCTGAGACTAAACATGAATCAGGTGATATCAAGGGGCCCAAAAATCTGAATGCCCCAGTTTCTGACATTGTTAGGAATGGGGACAATCATTCTCCTAAATCCTGGaatccaaaagaaaatgatgcctCCAAGGATTGGAGAAATGGCACGTCGGACGTGAGTTCATTTGCAGATTTGCCAAAAGGGGATGCTCCCAACAACTTGCAGCCCGTTCCTACTATTATACCTCCCAGA TTTGGAGAGGGGTCTATACAAAATTCTGGTTCAGGCCAGCTGGATGCAAAAATCTCACAAGATCTTTCTCATGGAGGTTCACTAGTATTTGATGGAGTTGCACGAGGTGCTTCTAAGGTTACCCCTGAACGGAAAACAAGGCGAGCATCTAGCAAGGCAACGGGTAAACAGAGCGCTAAGAAGGGAAGTGCACAAGCAAGAACTCCTATGAGACAATTAGAAAGAGGAGACAGATCAAGCAGTGTGTCCCAAAACCAATCTGGAATTTTCCAGCTTGTGCAGCCTAGTGAGACAAAGCCCTATGGACATGTGGATGGTGCTATAAAACCCTTTTCTGTTCTTAGTACTTCCACATCTAGTTTGCCAGATCTGAATACTTCTGCTCCACCATCTGTAATATTTCAACAGCCGTTCACTGACTTGCAGCAAGTGCAATTACGTGCTCAAATCTTTGTTTATGGAGCTTTAAT GACGGAAAATGAAAgatgtttttcttttaattttcactGCAGTCAAGGAATAGCACCTGAAGAAGCTTATATGGTGTCAGCATTTGGGGGACATG ATGGTGGAAGGGGCATGTGGGAGAATGCTTGGCGTGTGTCCATAGAGAGGCTACACGGTCAAAAGTCTGCTCTGGGTAATCCAGAAACTCCTTTGCAATCACGCTCGG AACTGAGGTTTACAGGTTCCAGGGCTCCTGACCAAGTAATTAAAGGTGCATTCCAGAGTAAAAGTATTCCCTCACCTCTTGGTCGACCCAGCATGAAGGGTGCTCCACCAATGGGTAGCCCAATGATACCTATTTCATCACCTCTTTGGAGTATTTCTACCCCTGTTTGCGAGGGCCTGCAATATAATTATCAGCAGGCACTTAATCCATTGCATCCCTTTCAAACACAATCAATAGGGAACGTTGTTGGGGGCCATAATACTACTTGGATGCCTCAGCCCTCCTTTCGGGGTCCCTGGCTTACTTCTCCACAGTCTTCTGCAGCTCAAGCCAGTACTCATTTTTCAGCATTTCCTAGTACAGAAGCAGTGCAGTTGACTCCTGTAAAAGAAACATCTTTGCCACAATTGCCTAGTAAGAAGCATGTTTCCTCTGGTTCTTCTACTCAGACTGGAGGCCCAACTAGTGTTTTTGCAGGGGTGTCTCCAgtgtttgacccaaaaaaagtGTCGGCATCACATGGCCAGCATTCTGCTGACCCTAAgcctagaaaaagaaaaaagacttCAGCTTCTGAGGATCATGTTCAGGTTACTATGCAAGCTCGATCTCAACCCGAGTCAGCTCTAACACTTGCTGATAGTAGTAGTCTGTCTACATCTGTTGCCATCTCAACCCCAAGTACCATTGTGTCTAAGACCATGCCAGAGAAATTGATTATGTCTGTCTTTCCAACGCCTTCCACTGGTCGCCTCAAAAAAGCAGATCAGGATTTGGAGCAGAGGGAAGCTTTTACAGAGGCGACTCTTAGTAAAGTTAAGGAGGCTAGGCAACAGGCAGAAGAAGCCGCTGCTTATGCTGCTACAGCTGTTAGTCACAGCCAAGAAATATGGAATCAGTTGGATAAGCAAAAAGATTCCAGATTGATATTTGATGGCGAAGTTACGTTGGCATCTGCTGCTGCAGCTGTAGCTGCCGCGGCTGCTGTTGCAAAGGCAGCAGCTGCAGCTGCCAATGTTGCTTTGAATGCTGCATTACAAGCAAAATTGATGGCTGAAGAAGCCTCGGTTTCATATAATGATGGGAATGCGAGCCAAAGTATAAGAATGACTACTCCTGTGCCCATTTTAAGGGGTGAAGATGTAACTAATAGTTCGACTTCGATCCTTGTTGCTGCTAGggaggcttctagaaagggagTTGAAGTTGCATCTGCAGCCTCAAAGCAAGCTGAAAATATGGATGCCATTGTAAAAGCTGCTGAGTTGGCAGCAGAAGCTGTATCACAAGCTGGAATAATTGTAGCTATGGGTGATCCTTTGCCATTGAGTCAGTTAGTAGAAGCTGGTCCAGAGGGTTATTGGAAAGTACCTCAAGTTTCTTCAGGTCTGGTTATGAAATCAAATGGCATGTTGAGAGAACAGTCAAATTTGGGTACTGTCGGAGAAGATGTTGATTCTTCTTCTAGGCGTTCTAAAGATAGACAATCAGATAAGCACAAAGCACAGCCAACTGCACATGAGAAGTCACCTATTCTGACAGAGGTAAATAAGGAATCAATGGATGATCAACTGAGGCCGGGAGTAGGAACCACAGGGTTTGATACTGCCAGTGAAAAGGGGTCAAGAGGACCGAAGGGTCGCAATGTTTCTGAAATCAGATCAAGGTCTGCTTTGATTACTGTCgagaatgattttgaaaaggaaGCAGGAGCATCTGAAGAAAGCAGCATCAAGGAGGGTTCTCTAGTAGAG gtTCTCAAAGATGGGGCTGGATTTGGAGAAGCCTGGTTTACTGCTAAGGTATTGTGTTTGCAAAATGGAAAAGCTAGTGTGTGTTACACTGAGCTTCCGTCAGATGAAG GGAAACTGCAGGAATGGGTGGCACTTGATGGCGAAGAAGATAAGCCACCAAAGATACGAATTGCCCGCCCTGTTACCGCTTTGGGACATGACGGAACAAGGAAAAGGCGCAGAGCAGCAATGGCAGATTATACTTGGTCTGTTGGAGATAAAGTTGATGCATGGATACAGGAGAG CTGGTGGGAAGGAGTTGTCACtgaaaaaaacaagaaagatgaaACTATATTAACGGTCCACTTTCCAG CTCAAGGGGAAAAGTCAGTTGTTAAAGCTTGGCATCTTCGGCCTTCGCTCATTTGGAAGGATGGCAAATGGGTTGAATGGTTTAGTGTACGAAATGACACCTCCTTCCTTGAG GGTGATATGCCCCAGGAAAAGCGATCCAAATTTGGCAGTCCTGCAGTGGAAGACAAGGGGAATGATAACGCGTCAAAAAGCATTGATGTAAATGATTCAGGGAAACCTGTAGACCCAAGGTTACTGAATTTATCTGCAAATGAAAAGGTATTTAATATGGGTAAGAATACCAGAACTGAGAATAAGCTTGATGCAACCAGAACAATTCGGACAGGGTTGCAGAAGGAAAGATCAAGGGGGGTTGTTTTTGGTATCCCCAAGCCtggaaagaagagaaaattcATGGAAGTTAGCAAACATTATGTGGAAAATGAGGGTGGCAAGATTAATGAAACTAGTGATCCGGTGAAAATTGCAAAATACTTGATGCCTCAAGGATCAGGTTCCCGTGGATTGAAAAATACATCCAAAATCGACACGAGGGAAAAACAAGTGGCTGGATCCAAGCTAAAGGGTCTGAGATCTGGAAAGCTGCAAAGTTTATCCGGTAAATCTGCTGCACAGAAGGACCACCTCTTAACAGATGCACACACTGCCTCTGATGGTTCAAGTGAAATGGACCATACAGGAAAGATCAAAGATTCTGTAAACCATGCTGAGGGTTTATCCGGAAAGCATACACTATCACAAACATCTACACATAGAACAGAAGGGACAACAGACGGCCCAATGGAATTTTCTTCATTAGCTCCATCATCTGATTCTTCTTCATCCAAGAAAGTCTCCACTTTAACTGCTCTATCTCGGGCAAACAAAGGAAAACTTGCACCTGCTGGTGGAAGGTTGGGTAAAATTGAGGAGGGCAAAGTGTTTAGTGGAAATCCGGCAAAGTCGACTGCTGAAGTTGTTGAGCCTCGTAGATCAAATCGCAGAATTCAACCTACATCAAGA